Proteins from one Phocoena sinus isolate mPhoSin1 chromosome 8, mPhoSin1.pri, whole genome shotgun sequence genomic window:
- the SCYL1 gene encoding N-terminal kinase-like protein isoform X1, producing MWFFARDPVRDFPFELSPELPEGGPPGPWVLHRGRKKATGSPVSIFVYDVKPGVEEQTQVAKAAFKRLKTLRHPNILAYIDGLETDRCLHIVTEAVTPLGAYLKARAEAGDLRELELSWGLHQIVKALSFLVNDCSLIHNNVCMAAVFVDRAGEWKLGGLDYMYSAQGNGGGPPRKGIPELEQYDPPELADGSGRAVREKWSADMWRLGCLIWEVFNGPLPRAAALRNPGKIPKSLVPHYCELVGANPKVRPNPARFLQNCRAPGGFMNNRFVETNLFLEEIQIKEPAEKQKFFQELSKSLDSFPEDFCRHKVLPQLLTAFEFGSAGAVVLTPLFKVGKFLGAVEYQRKIIPVVVKMFSSTDRAMRIRLLQQMEQFIQYLDEPTVNTQIFPHVVHGFLDTNPAIREQTVKSMLLLAPKLNETNLNVELMKHFARLQAKDEQGPIRCNTTVCLGKIGSYLSAGTRHRVLTSAFSRATKDPFAPSRVAGVLGFAATHNLYSMNDCAHKILPVLCSLTVDPERAVRDQAFKAIRSFLSKLESVSEDPTQLAEAEKDVHAASSPGMGGAAASWAGWAVTGVSSLTSKLIRAHPTAAPAETNVPQRPVPEGLPAPAPTPVPATPTTSGHWETQEESKDAEEDSTAADRWDDEDWGSLEQEAESVLAQQDNWSTGGQASWAGQTSNPGHKSQESDWSSWEAEDAWEQGWQEPSPPEPPPEGTRLASEYNWGGPEPSDKGDPFAALSVCREAGAQPRRDSWGDDNWEGLEAESRQAKAELARKKREERKREMEAKRTEKKTAKGPMKLGTRKLD from the exons ATGTGGTTCTTTGCCCGGGACCCGGTCCGGGATTTCCCGTTTGAGCTCAGCCCGGAACTCCCCGAGGGCGGCCCTCCTGGGCCCTGGGTCCTGCACCGCGGCCGTAAGAAG GCCACAGGCAGCCCGGTGTCCATCTTCGTGTATGACGTGAAGCCCGGCGTCGAAGAGCAGACCCAGGTGGCCAAAGCTGCCTTCAAGCGCCTCAAAACTCTCCGGCACCCCAACATCCTGGCCTACATCGATGGGCTGGAG ACAGACAGATGCCTCCACATAGTGACAGAGGCTGTGACCCCGCTGGGAGCGTACCTCAAGGCGCGAGCGGAGGCTGGTGACCTGAGGGAACTGGAGCTCTCCTGGGGGCTACACCAGATTGTG AAAGCCCTCAGCTTCCTGGTCAACGACTGCAGCCTCATCCACAACAATGTCTGCATGGCCGCTGTGTTCGTGGACCGCGCTGGCGAGTGGAAGCTTGGGGGCCTGGACTACATGTATTCCGCCCAGGGCAATGGCGGGGGGCCTCCCCGCAAGGGGATCCCCGAGCTTGAGCAGTACGATCCCCCGGAGTTGGCCGATGGCAGTGGCAGAGCGGTCAGAGAGAAGTG GTCAGCTGACATGTGGCGCTTGGGCTGCCTCATCTGGGAAGTCTTCAATGGGCCCCTGCCTCGTGCAGCCGCCCTACGAAACCCTGGGAAG ATCCCCAAGTCACTGGTGCCCCATTACTGTGAGCTGGTTGGAGCCAACCCCAAGGTACGTCCCAACCCAGCCCGCTTCCTGCAGAACTGCCGGGCACCTGGTGGCTTCATGAACAACCGCTTTGTGGAGACCAACCTCTTCCTGGAAGAGATTCAG ATCAAAGAGCCAGCCGAGAAGCAAAAGTTCTTCCAAGAGCTGAGCAAGAGCCTAGACTCATTCCCTGAGGACTTCTGCCGCCACAAGGTGCTGCCCCAGCTGTTGACCGCCTTCGAGTTTGGCAGCGCAGGGGCTGTTGTCCTCACGCCGCTGTTCAAG GTGGGTAAGTTCCTCGGCGCTGTGGAGTATCAGCGGAAGATCATCCCTGTCGTGGTCAAGATGTTCTCATCGACTGACCGGGCCATGCGTATCCGCCTCCTGCAGCAG ATGGAGCAGTTCATCCAGTACCTTGATGAGCCAACAGTCAACACCCAGATCTTTCCCCACGTCGTGCATGGCTTCCTGGACACCAACCCTGCCATCCGGGAGCAGACAGTCAAG TCCATGCTGCTCCTGGCCCCGAAGCTGAATGAGACCAACCTCAACGTGGAGCTGATGAAGCACTTCGCGCGGCTGCAAGCTAAGGATGAGCAGGGCCCCATCCGCTGCAACACCACCGTCTGCCTGGGCAAAATTGGCTCCTACCTCAGTGCCGGC accaGACACAGGGTCCTCACCTCCGCCTTTAGCCGGGCCACTAAGGACCCATTTGCACCATCCCGGGTCGCGGGTGTTCTGGGCTTCGCCGCCACCCACAACCTCTACTCGATGAATGATTGCGCCCACAAGATcctgcctgtgctctgcagcctcACCGTGGATCCTGAGAGAGCCGTGCGGGACCAG GCCTTCAAGGCCATTCGAAGCTTCCTGTCCAAACTGGAGTCTGTGTCGGAGGACCCCACCCAGCTGGCCGAAGCGG AGAAGGACGTCCATGCAGCCTCCAGCCCTGGAATGGGAGGAGCCGCAGCCAGCTGGGCAGGCTGGGCCGTGACAGGGGTCTCCTCACTCACCTCTAAACTGATCCGTGCACACCCCACGGCTGCCCCAGCTGAGACCAACGTTCCCCAGAGACCCGTGCCTGAGG GacttcctgccccagccccaacCCCTGTCCCTGCCACACCCACGACCTCAGGCCactgggagacacaagaggagagCAAGGACGCAGAAGAGGACAGCACTGCTGCCGACAGATGGGATGATGAAGACTGGGGTAGCTTGGAG CAGGAGGCCGAATCTGTGTTGGCCCAGCAGGACAACTGGAGTACTGGGGGCCAAGCCAGCTGGGCTGGGCAG ACCAGCAACCCTGGTCACAAATCCCAGGAGTCAGACTGGAGCAGCTGGGAAGCCGAGGATGCATGGGAGCAGGGCTGGCAGGAGCCAAGCCCCCCGGAGCCACCCCCTGAGGGCACACGGCTGGCCAGCGAGTATAACTGGGGTGGACCGGAGCCTAGTGACAAAGGCGACCCCTTTGCTGCCCTGTCAGTGTGTCGGGAGGCTGGTGCCCAG CCGAGGCGGGACTCGTGGGGTGATGACAACTGGGAGGGCCTGGAGGCCGAGAGCC GACAGGCCAAGGCGGAGCTAGCCCGGAAGAAGCGCGAGGAGCGTAAGCGGGAGATGGAGGCGAAACGCACTGAGAAAAAGACAGCCAAGGGCCCCATGAAGCTGGGAACCCGGAAGCTGGACTGA
- the SCYL1 gene encoding N-terminal kinase-like protein isoform X3 has product MWFFARDPVRDFPFELSPELPEGGPPGPWVLHRGRKKATGSPVSIFVYDVKPGVEEQTQVAKAAFKRLKTLRHPNILAYIDGLETDRCLHIVTEAVTPLGAYLKARAEAGDLRELELSWGLHQIVKALSFLVNDCSLIHNNVCMAAVFVDRAGEWKLGGLDYMYSAQGNGGGPPRKGIPELEQYDPPELADGSGRAVREKWSADMWRLGCLIWEVFNGPLPRAAALRNPGKIPKSLVPHYCELVGANPKVRPNPARFLQNCRAPGGFMNNRFVETNLFLEEIQIKEPAEKQKFFQELSKSLDSFPEDFCRHKVLPQLLTAFEFGSAGAVVLTPLFKVGKFLGAVEYQRKIIPVVVKMFSSTDRAMRIRLLQQMEQFIQYLDEPTVNTQIFPHVVHGFLDTNPAIREQTVKSMLLLAPKLNETNLNVELMKHFARLQAKDEQGPIRCNTTVCLGKIGSYLSAGTRHRVLTSAFSRATKDPFAPSRVAGVLGFAATHNLYSMNDCAHKILPVLCSLTVDPERAVRDQAFKAIRSFLSKLESVSEDPTQLAEAEKDVHAASSPGMGGAAASWAGWAVTGVSSLTSKLIRAHPTAAPAETNVPQRPVPEGHWETQEESKDAEEDSTAADRWDDEDWGSLEQEAESVLAQQDNWSTGGQASWAGQTSNPGHKSQESDWSSWEAEDAWEQGWQEPSPPEPPPEGTRLASEYNWGGPEPSDKGDPFAALSVCREAGAQPRRDSWGDDNWEGLEAESRQAKAELARKKREERKREMEAKRTEKKTAKGPMKLGTRKLD; this is encoded by the exons ATGTGGTTCTTTGCCCGGGACCCGGTCCGGGATTTCCCGTTTGAGCTCAGCCCGGAACTCCCCGAGGGCGGCCCTCCTGGGCCCTGGGTCCTGCACCGCGGCCGTAAGAAG GCCACAGGCAGCCCGGTGTCCATCTTCGTGTATGACGTGAAGCCCGGCGTCGAAGAGCAGACCCAGGTGGCCAAAGCTGCCTTCAAGCGCCTCAAAACTCTCCGGCACCCCAACATCCTGGCCTACATCGATGGGCTGGAG ACAGACAGATGCCTCCACATAGTGACAGAGGCTGTGACCCCGCTGGGAGCGTACCTCAAGGCGCGAGCGGAGGCTGGTGACCTGAGGGAACTGGAGCTCTCCTGGGGGCTACACCAGATTGTG AAAGCCCTCAGCTTCCTGGTCAACGACTGCAGCCTCATCCACAACAATGTCTGCATGGCCGCTGTGTTCGTGGACCGCGCTGGCGAGTGGAAGCTTGGGGGCCTGGACTACATGTATTCCGCCCAGGGCAATGGCGGGGGGCCTCCCCGCAAGGGGATCCCCGAGCTTGAGCAGTACGATCCCCCGGAGTTGGCCGATGGCAGTGGCAGAGCGGTCAGAGAGAAGTG GTCAGCTGACATGTGGCGCTTGGGCTGCCTCATCTGGGAAGTCTTCAATGGGCCCCTGCCTCGTGCAGCCGCCCTACGAAACCCTGGGAAG ATCCCCAAGTCACTGGTGCCCCATTACTGTGAGCTGGTTGGAGCCAACCCCAAGGTACGTCCCAACCCAGCCCGCTTCCTGCAGAACTGCCGGGCACCTGGTGGCTTCATGAACAACCGCTTTGTGGAGACCAACCTCTTCCTGGAAGAGATTCAG ATCAAAGAGCCAGCCGAGAAGCAAAAGTTCTTCCAAGAGCTGAGCAAGAGCCTAGACTCATTCCCTGAGGACTTCTGCCGCCACAAGGTGCTGCCCCAGCTGTTGACCGCCTTCGAGTTTGGCAGCGCAGGGGCTGTTGTCCTCACGCCGCTGTTCAAG GTGGGTAAGTTCCTCGGCGCTGTGGAGTATCAGCGGAAGATCATCCCTGTCGTGGTCAAGATGTTCTCATCGACTGACCGGGCCATGCGTATCCGCCTCCTGCAGCAG ATGGAGCAGTTCATCCAGTACCTTGATGAGCCAACAGTCAACACCCAGATCTTTCCCCACGTCGTGCATGGCTTCCTGGACACCAACCCTGCCATCCGGGAGCAGACAGTCAAG TCCATGCTGCTCCTGGCCCCGAAGCTGAATGAGACCAACCTCAACGTGGAGCTGATGAAGCACTTCGCGCGGCTGCAAGCTAAGGATGAGCAGGGCCCCATCCGCTGCAACACCACCGTCTGCCTGGGCAAAATTGGCTCCTACCTCAGTGCCGGC accaGACACAGGGTCCTCACCTCCGCCTTTAGCCGGGCCACTAAGGACCCATTTGCACCATCCCGGGTCGCGGGTGTTCTGGGCTTCGCCGCCACCCACAACCTCTACTCGATGAATGATTGCGCCCACAAGATcctgcctgtgctctgcagcctcACCGTGGATCCTGAGAGAGCCGTGCGGGACCAG GCCTTCAAGGCCATTCGAAGCTTCCTGTCCAAACTGGAGTCTGTGTCGGAGGACCCCACCCAGCTGGCCGAAGCGG AGAAGGACGTCCATGCAGCCTCCAGCCCTGGAATGGGAGGAGCCGCAGCCAGCTGGGCAGGCTGGGCCGTGACAGGGGTCTCCTCACTCACCTCTAAACTGATCCGTGCACACCCCACGGCTGCCCCAGCTGAGACCAACGTTCCCCAGAGACCCGTGCCTGAGG GCCactgggagacacaagaggagagCAAGGACGCAGAAGAGGACAGCACTGCTGCCGACAGATGGGATGATGAAGACTGGGGTAGCTTGGAG CAGGAGGCCGAATCTGTGTTGGCCCAGCAGGACAACTGGAGTACTGGGGGCCAAGCCAGCTGGGCTGGGCAG ACCAGCAACCCTGGTCACAAATCCCAGGAGTCAGACTGGAGCAGCTGGGAAGCCGAGGATGCATGGGAGCAGGGCTGGCAGGAGCCAAGCCCCCCGGAGCCACCCCCTGAGGGCACACGGCTGGCCAGCGAGTATAACTGGGGTGGACCGGAGCCTAGTGACAAAGGCGACCCCTTTGCTGCCCTGTCAGTGTGTCGGGAGGCTGGTGCCCAG CCGAGGCGGGACTCGTGGGGTGATGACAACTGGGAGGGCCTGGAGGCCGAGAGCC GACAGGCCAAGGCGGAGCTAGCCCGGAAGAAGCGCGAGGAGCGTAAGCGGGAGATGGAGGCGAAACGCACTGAGAAAAAGACAGCCAAGGGCCCCATGAAGCTGGGAACCCGGAAGCTGGACTGA
- the SCYL1 gene encoding N-terminal kinase-like protein isoform X6: protein MWFFARDPVRDFPFELSPELPEGGPPGPWVLHRGRKKATGSPVSIFVYDVKPGVEEQTQVAKAAFKRLKTLRHPNILAYIDGLETDRCLHIVTEAVTPLGAYLKARAEAGDLRELELSWGLHQIVKALSFLVNDCSLIHNNVCMAAVFVDRAGEWKLGGLDYMYSAQGNGGGPPRKGIPELEQYDPPELADGSGRAVREKWSADMWRLGCLIWEVFNGPLPRAAALRNPGKNCRAPGGFMNNRFVETNLFLEEIQIKEPAEKQKFFQELSKSLDSFPEDFCRHKVLPQLLTAFEFGSAGAVVLTPLFKVGKFLGAVEYQRKIIPVVVKMFSSTDRAMRIRLLQQMEQFIQYLDEPTVNTQIFPHVVHGFLDTNPAIREQTVKSMLLLAPKLNETNLNVELMKHFARLQAKDEQGPIRCNTTVCLGKIGSYLSAGTRHRVLTSAFSRATKDPFAPSRVAGVLGFAATHNLYSMNDCAHKILPVLCSLTVDPERAVRDQAFKAIRSFLSKLESVSEDPTQLAEAEKDVHAASSPGMGGAAASWAGWAVTGVSSLTSKLIRAHPTAAPAETNVPQRPVPEGLPAPAPTPVPATPTTSGHWETQEESKDAEEDSTAADRWDDEDWGSLEQEAESVLAQQDNWSTGGQASWAGQTSNPGHKSQESDWSSWEAEDAWEQGWQEPSPPEPPPEGTRLASEYNWGGPEPSDKGDPFAALSVCREAGAQPRRDSWGDDNWEGLEAESRQAKAELARKKREERKREMEAKRTEKKTAKGPMKLGTRKLD, encoded by the exons ATGTGGTTCTTTGCCCGGGACCCGGTCCGGGATTTCCCGTTTGAGCTCAGCCCGGAACTCCCCGAGGGCGGCCCTCCTGGGCCCTGGGTCCTGCACCGCGGCCGTAAGAAG GCCACAGGCAGCCCGGTGTCCATCTTCGTGTATGACGTGAAGCCCGGCGTCGAAGAGCAGACCCAGGTGGCCAAAGCTGCCTTCAAGCGCCTCAAAACTCTCCGGCACCCCAACATCCTGGCCTACATCGATGGGCTGGAG ACAGACAGATGCCTCCACATAGTGACAGAGGCTGTGACCCCGCTGGGAGCGTACCTCAAGGCGCGAGCGGAGGCTGGTGACCTGAGGGAACTGGAGCTCTCCTGGGGGCTACACCAGATTGTG AAAGCCCTCAGCTTCCTGGTCAACGACTGCAGCCTCATCCACAACAATGTCTGCATGGCCGCTGTGTTCGTGGACCGCGCTGGCGAGTGGAAGCTTGGGGGCCTGGACTACATGTATTCCGCCCAGGGCAATGGCGGGGGGCCTCCCCGCAAGGGGATCCCCGAGCTTGAGCAGTACGATCCCCCGGAGTTGGCCGATGGCAGTGGCAGAGCGGTCAGAGAGAAGTG GTCAGCTGACATGTGGCGCTTGGGCTGCCTCATCTGGGAAGTCTTCAATGGGCCCCTGCCTCGTGCAGCCGCCCTACGAAACCCTGGGAAG AACTGCCGGGCACCTGGTGGCTTCATGAACAACCGCTTTGTGGAGACCAACCTCTTCCTGGAAGAGATTCAG ATCAAAGAGCCAGCCGAGAAGCAAAAGTTCTTCCAAGAGCTGAGCAAGAGCCTAGACTCATTCCCTGAGGACTTCTGCCGCCACAAGGTGCTGCCCCAGCTGTTGACCGCCTTCGAGTTTGGCAGCGCAGGGGCTGTTGTCCTCACGCCGCTGTTCAAG GTGGGTAAGTTCCTCGGCGCTGTGGAGTATCAGCGGAAGATCATCCCTGTCGTGGTCAAGATGTTCTCATCGACTGACCGGGCCATGCGTATCCGCCTCCTGCAGCAG ATGGAGCAGTTCATCCAGTACCTTGATGAGCCAACAGTCAACACCCAGATCTTTCCCCACGTCGTGCATGGCTTCCTGGACACCAACCCTGCCATCCGGGAGCAGACAGTCAAG TCCATGCTGCTCCTGGCCCCGAAGCTGAATGAGACCAACCTCAACGTGGAGCTGATGAAGCACTTCGCGCGGCTGCAAGCTAAGGATGAGCAGGGCCCCATCCGCTGCAACACCACCGTCTGCCTGGGCAAAATTGGCTCCTACCTCAGTGCCGGC accaGACACAGGGTCCTCACCTCCGCCTTTAGCCGGGCCACTAAGGACCCATTTGCACCATCCCGGGTCGCGGGTGTTCTGGGCTTCGCCGCCACCCACAACCTCTACTCGATGAATGATTGCGCCCACAAGATcctgcctgtgctctgcagcctcACCGTGGATCCTGAGAGAGCCGTGCGGGACCAG GCCTTCAAGGCCATTCGAAGCTTCCTGTCCAAACTGGAGTCTGTGTCGGAGGACCCCACCCAGCTGGCCGAAGCGG AGAAGGACGTCCATGCAGCCTCCAGCCCTGGAATGGGAGGAGCCGCAGCCAGCTGGGCAGGCTGGGCCGTGACAGGGGTCTCCTCACTCACCTCTAAACTGATCCGTGCACACCCCACGGCTGCCCCAGCTGAGACCAACGTTCCCCAGAGACCCGTGCCTGAGG GacttcctgccccagccccaacCCCTGTCCCTGCCACACCCACGACCTCAGGCCactgggagacacaagaggagagCAAGGACGCAGAAGAGGACAGCACTGCTGCCGACAGATGGGATGATGAAGACTGGGGTAGCTTGGAG CAGGAGGCCGAATCTGTGTTGGCCCAGCAGGACAACTGGAGTACTGGGGGCCAAGCCAGCTGGGCTGGGCAG ACCAGCAACCCTGGTCACAAATCCCAGGAGTCAGACTGGAGCAGCTGGGAAGCCGAGGATGCATGGGAGCAGGGCTGGCAGGAGCCAAGCCCCCCGGAGCCACCCCCTGAGGGCACACGGCTGGCCAGCGAGTATAACTGGGGTGGACCGGAGCCTAGTGACAAAGGCGACCCCTTTGCTGCCCTGTCAGTGTGTCGGGAGGCTGGTGCCCAG CCGAGGCGGGACTCGTGGGGTGATGACAACTGGGAGGGCCTGGAGGCCGAGAGCC GACAGGCCAAGGCGGAGCTAGCCCGGAAGAAGCGCGAGGAGCGTAAGCGGGAGATGGAGGCGAAACGCACTGAGAAAAAGACAGCCAAGGGCCCCATGAAGCTGGGAACCCGGAAGCTGGACTGA
- the SCYL1 gene encoding N-terminal kinase-like protein isoform X7 → MWFFARDPVRDFPFELSPELPEGGPPGPWVLHRGRKKATGSPVSIFVYDVKPGVEEQTQVAKAAFKRLKTLRHPNILAYIDGLEKALSFLVNDCSLIHNNVCMAAVFVDRAGEWKLGGLDYMYSAQGNGGGPPRKGIPELEQYDPPELADGSGRAVREKWSADMWRLGCLIWEVFNGPLPRAAALRNPGKIPKSLVPHYCELVGANPKVRPNPARFLQNCRAPGGFMNNRFVETNLFLEEIQIKEPAEKQKFFQELSKSLDSFPEDFCRHKVLPQLLTAFEFGSAGAVVLTPLFKVGKFLGAVEYQRKIIPVVVKMFSSTDRAMRIRLLQQMEQFIQYLDEPTVNTQIFPHVVHGFLDTNPAIREQTVKSMLLLAPKLNETNLNVELMKHFARLQAKDEQGPIRCNTTVCLGKIGSYLSAGTRHRVLTSAFSRATKDPFAPSRVAGVLGFAATHNLYSMNDCAHKILPVLCSLTVDPERAVRDQAFKAIRSFLSKLESVSEDPTQLAEAEKDVHAASSPGMGGAAASWAGWAVTGVSSLTSKLIRAHPTAAPAETNVPQRPVPEGLPAPAPTPVPATPTTSGHWETQEESKDAEEDSTAADRWDDEDWGSLEQEAESVLAQQDNWSTGGQASWAGQTSNPGHKSQESDWSSWEAEDAWEQGWQEPSPPEPPPEGTRLASEYNWGGPEPSDKGDPFAALSVCREAGAQPRRDSWGDDNWEGLEAESRQAKAELARKKREERKREMEAKRTEKKTAKGPMKLGTRKLD, encoded by the exons ATGTGGTTCTTTGCCCGGGACCCGGTCCGGGATTTCCCGTTTGAGCTCAGCCCGGAACTCCCCGAGGGCGGCCCTCCTGGGCCCTGGGTCCTGCACCGCGGCCGTAAGAAG GCCACAGGCAGCCCGGTGTCCATCTTCGTGTATGACGTGAAGCCCGGCGTCGAAGAGCAGACCCAGGTGGCCAAAGCTGCCTTCAAGCGCCTCAAAACTCTCCGGCACCCCAACATCCTGGCCTACATCGATGGGCTGGAG AAAGCCCTCAGCTTCCTGGTCAACGACTGCAGCCTCATCCACAACAATGTCTGCATGGCCGCTGTGTTCGTGGACCGCGCTGGCGAGTGGAAGCTTGGGGGCCTGGACTACATGTATTCCGCCCAGGGCAATGGCGGGGGGCCTCCCCGCAAGGGGATCCCCGAGCTTGAGCAGTACGATCCCCCGGAGTTGGCCGATGGCAGTGGCAGAGCGGTCAGAGAGAAGTG GTCAGCTGACATGTGGCGCTTGGGCTGCCTCATCTGGGAAGTCTTCAATGGGCCCCTGCCTCGTGCAGCCGCCCTACGAAACCCTGGGAAG ATCCCCAAGTCACTGGTGCCCCATTACTGTGAGCTGGTTGGAGCCAACCCCAAGGTACGTCCCAACCCAGCCCGCTTCCTGCAGAACTGCCGGGCACCTGGTGGCTTCATGAACAACCGCTTTGTGGAGACCAACCTCTTCCTGGAAGAGATTCAG ATCAAAGAGCCAGCCGAGAAGCAAAAGTTCTTCCAAGAGCTGAGCAAGAGCCTAGACTCATTCCCTGAGGACTTCTGCCGCCACAAGGTGCTGCCCCAGCTGTTGACCGCCTTCGAGTTTGGCAGCGCAGGGGCTGTTGTCCTCACGCCGCTGTTCAAG GTGGGTAAGTTCCTCGGCGCTGTGGAGTATCAGCGGAAGATCATCCCTGTCGTGGTCAAGATGTTCTCATCGACTGACCGGGCCATGCGTATCCGCCTCCTGCAGCAG ATGGAGCAGTTCATCCAGTACCTTGATGAGCCAACAGTCAACACCCAGATCTTTCCCCACGTCGTGCATGGCTTCCTGGACACCAACCCTGCCATCCGGGAGCAGACAGTCAAG TCCATGCTGCTCCTGGCCCCGAAGCTGAATGAGACCAACCTCAACGTGGAGCTGATGAAGCACTTCGCGCGGCTGCAAGCTAAGGATGAGCAGGGCCCCATCCGCTGCAACACCACCGTCTGCCTGGGCAAAATTGGCTCCTACCTCAGTGCCGGC accaGACACAGGGTCCTCACCTCCGCCTTTAGCCGGGCCACTAAGGACCCATTTGCACCATCCCGGGTCGCGGGTGTTCTGGGCTTCGCCGCCACCCACAACCTCTACTCGATGAATGATTGCGCCCACAAGATcctgcctgtgctctgcagcctcACCGTGGATCCTGAGAGAGCCGTGCGGGACCAG GCCTTCAAGGCCATTCGAAGCTTCCTGTCCAAACTGGAGTCTGTGTCGGAGGACCCCACCCAGCTGGCCGAAGCGG AGAAGGACGTCCATGCAGCCTCCAGCCCTGGAATGGGAGGAGCCGCAGCCAGCTGGGCAGGCTGGGCCGTGACAGGGGTCTCCTCACTCACCTCTAAACTGATCCGTGCACACCCCACGGCTGCCCCAGCTGAGACCAACGTTCCCCAGAGACCCGTGCCTGAGG GacttcctgccccagccccaacCCCTGTCCCTGCCACACCCACGACCTCAGGCCactgggagacacaagaggagagCAAGGACGCAGAAGAGGACAGCACTGCTGCCGACAGATGGGATGATGAAGACTGGGGTAGCTTGGAG CAGGAGGCCGAATCTGTGTTGGCCCAGCAGGACAACTGGAGTACTGGGGGCCAAGCCAGCTGGGCTGGGCAG ACCAGCAACCCTGGTCACAAATCCCAGGAGTCAGACTGGAGCAGCTGGGAAGCCGAGGATGCATGGGAGCAGGGCTGGCAGGAGCCAAGCCCCCCGGAGCCACCCCCTGAGGGCACACGGCTGGCCAGCGAGTATAACTGGGGTGGACCGGAGCCTAGTGACAAAGGCGACCCCTTTGCTGCCCTGTCAGTGTGTCGGGAGGCTGGTGCCCAG CCGAGGCGGGACTCGTGGGGTGATGACAACTGGGAGGGCCTGGAGGCCGAGAGCC GACAGGCCAAGGCGGAGCTAGCCCGGAAGAAGCGCGAGGAGCGTAAGCGGGAGATGGAGGCGAAACGCACTGAGAAAAAGACAGCCAAGGGCCCCATGAAGCTGGGAACCCGGAAGCTGGACTGA